From Streptomyces sp. GSL17-111, one genomic window encodes:
- a CDS encoding ABC-F family ATP-binding cassette domain-containing protein has protein sequence MGHLEAAHVEYYLPDGRLLLADASFRVGEGAAVALVGANGAGKTTLLRILAGEVEAHGGTVAVTGGLGVMPQFVGSVRDERTVRDLLVSVAPPRVREAARAVDAAELAVMERDDEPAQLAYAQALSDWAEVRGYEAETQWDICTTAALGVPYEKARWREVRTLSGGEQKRLVLESLLRGPDEVLLLDEPDNYLDVPGKRWLEEQLRETRKTVLFISHDRELLARSAEKIISVEPGPAGSDVWVHGGGFDTYHQARRERFARFEELRRRWDEKHAQLKQLVNTLKNKAAFNSDLASRYQAARTRLRKFEEAGPPQEPPRAQRITMRLRGGRTGVRAVTCERLELTGLMHPFDLEVFYGERVAVLGSNGSGKSHFLRLLADDPEHPVAHTGSRRLGARVVPGHFAQTHAHPELAGRPLRDILWTEHALDRGAAMSALRRYELDRASEQPFDRLSGGQQARFQILLLELGGATALLLDEPTDNLDLESAEALQAGLEAYQGTVLAVTHDRWFARSFDRYLVFGADGRVRESAEPVWDERRVARAR, from the coding sequence ATGGGACACCTCGAAGCCGCGCACGTCGAGTACTACCTCCCGGACGGGCGGCTGCTGCTGGCCGACGCCTCGTTCCGGGTCGGCGAGGGGGCGGCCGTCGCGCTGGTCGGGGCCAACGGCGCGGGGAAGACGACGCTGCTGCGCATCCTCGCCGGTGAGGTCGAGGCGCACGGCGGCACCGTGGCGGTCACCGGCGGGCTGGGCGTGATGCCGCAGTTCGTCGGCTCGGTGCGGGACGAGCGCACGGTGCGGGACCTGCTGGTCTCCGTCGCCCCGCCCCGCGTGCGGGAGGCCGCCCGTGCCGTCGACGCGGCGGAGCTCGCGGTCATGGAGCGGGACGACGAGCCCGCGCAGCTCGCCTACGCGCAGGCCCTCAGCGACTGGGCGGAGGTCCGGGGCTACGAGGCCGAGACGCAGTGGGACATCTGCACGACGGCCGCCCTCGGCGTCCCGTACGAGAAGGCCCGGTGGCGCGAGGTGCGCACGCTCTCCGGCGGGGAGCAGAAACGTCTCGTCCTGGAGTCGCTGCTGCGCGGCCCCGACGAGGTGCTGCTGCTGGACGAGCCGGACAACTACCTCGACGTCCCCGGCAAGCGCTGGCTGGAGGAGCAGCTGCGGGAGACGCGCAAGACGGTGCTGTTCATCTCCCACGACCGCGAGCTCCTGGCCCGCTCGGCCGAGAAGATCATCAGCGTCGAGCCCGGCCCGGCCGGTTCGGACGTGTGGGTGCACGGCGGTGGCTTCGACACCTACCACCAGGCCCGGCGCGAGCGCTTCGCCCGCTTCGAGGAGCTGCGGCGGCGCTGGGACGAGAAGCACGCGCAGCTCAAGCAGCTCGTGAACACGCTCAAGAACAAGGCCGCGTTCAACAGCGACCTCGCCTCCCGGTACCAGGCGGCGCGGACGCGGCTGCGGAAGTTCGAGGAGGCGGGCCCGCCGCAGGAGCCGCCGCGCGCGCAGCGGATCACCATGCGGCTGCGCGGCGGACGCACGGGCGTGCGGGCCGTCACCTGCGAGCGGCTGGAGCTGACCGGCCTGATGCACCCCTTCGACCTGGAGGTGTTCTACGGCGAACGGGTCGCGGTGCTCGGCTCGAACGGCTCGGGGAAGTCGCACTTCCTGCGGCTGCTGGCGGACGATCCCGAGCACCCCGTCGCCCACACCGGGAGCCGGCGGCTGGGCGCGCGCGTCGTGCCGGGGCACTTCGCGCAGACGCACGCCCACCCCGAGCTCGCCGGACGGCCGCTGCGGGACATCCTGTGGACGGAGCACGCCCTGGACCGGGGTGCGGCGATGTCGGCCCTGCGCCGCTACGAGCTGGACCGCGCCTCCGAGCAGCCCTTCGACCGGTTGTCCGGCGGGCAGCAGGCCCGGTTCCAGATCCTGCTGCTGGAGCTGGGCGGGGCGACGGCGCTGCTCCTGGACGAGCCGACGGACAACCTGGACCTGGAGAGCGCCGAAGCCCTCCAGGCCGGGCTGGAGGCCTACCAGGGCACGGTGCTGGCGGTCACCCACGACCGCTGGTTCGCCCGCTCCTTCGACCGCTACCTCGTCTTCGGCGCGGACGGCCGCGTCCGGGAGTCCGCGGAGCCCGTCTGGGACGAACGCCGCGTCGCCCGCGCCCGCTGA
- the glmM gene encoding phosphoglucosamine mutase encodes MGRLFGTDGVRGVANADLTAEMALGLSVAAAHVLGEAGSFEGHRPVAVVGRDPRASGEFLEAAVVAGLASAGVDVLRVGVLPTPAVAYLTGSLGADLGVMLSASHNPMPDNGVKFFARGGHKLPDELEDRIEATYHEHAAGEPWQRPTGAGVGRVRDYGEGFDGYVAHLVGVLPNRLDGLKVVIDGAHGAAARVSPEAFARAGAEVVTIGAEPDGLNINAECGSTHLEGLRAAVVEHGADLGVAHDGDADRCLAVDARGAEVDGDQILAVLALGMREAGTLRGDTVVATVMSNLGFKLAMEREGLTLVQTAVGDRYVLEELKRGGFSLGGEQSGHVIALDHATTGDGTLTGLLLAARVAATGRTLAELVGVMERLPQVLINVPNVDKSRVATSAELGAAVTDAERELGATGRVLLRPSGTEPLVRVMVEAADIEQAHAVAGRLADAVKSALG; translated from the coding sequence GTGGGACGACTCTTCGGAACGGACGGCGTGCGCGGTGTCGCGAACGCGGATCTGACGGCCGAGATGGCGCTGGGCCTGTCCGTGGCGGCGGCCCACGTGCTGGGCGAGGCCGGTTCGTTCGAGGGGCACCGACCGGTGGCCGTGGTGGGGCGCGACCCGCGCGCCTCGGGGGAGTTCCTGGAGGCCGCCGTCGTGGCGGGGCTGGCCAGCGCGGGCGTCGACGTCCTGCGTGTCGGCGTGCTGCCCACCCCGGCCGTCGCCTACCTGACCGGGTCGCTCGGGGCGGACCTGGGGGTCATGCTCTCCGCGAGCCACAACCCCATGCCGGACAACGGGGTGAAGTTCTTCGCCCGGGGCGGCCACAAGCTCCCCGACGAGCTGGAGGACCGCATCGAGGCCACCTACCACGAGCACGCCGCCGGCGAGCCGTGGCAGCGGCCGACGGGTGCGGGCGTCGGCCGGGTCCGGGACTACGGCGAGGGCTTCGACGGCTACGTGGCGCACCTCGTGGGCGTCCTGCCCAACCGCCTGGACGGGCTGAAGGTCGTCATCGACGGCGCGCACGGCGCGGCCGCCCGGGTGTCGCCGGAGGCGTTCGCCCGCGCCGGCGCGGAGGTCGTCACCATCGGCGCCGAGCCGGACGGCCTGAACATCAACGCCGAGTGCGGCTCCACCCACCTGGAGGGCCTGCGCGCGGCCGTCGTCGAGCACGGCGCGGACCTGGGCGTCGCGCACGACGGCGACGCCGACCGCTGCCTGGCGGTGGACGCGCGGGGCGCGGAGGTCGACGGCGACCAGATCCTCGCCGTCCTGGCCCTCGGCATGCGGGAGGCCGGCACGCTGCGCGGCGACACCGTGGTGGCGACCGTCATGTCCAACCTGGGCTTCAAGCTGGCCATGGAGCGTGAGGGGCTCACCCTCGTGCAGACGGCCGTGGGCGACCGGTACGTGCTGGAGGAGCTCAAGCGCGGCGGGTTCTCCCTGGGCGGCGAGCAGTCGGGGCACGTCATCGCCCTCGACCACGCCACGACGGGCGACGGCACGCTGACCGGTCTGCTGCTGGCCGCCCGCGTCGCCGCGACGGGCAGGACGCTCGCCGAGCTGGTGGGCGTCATGGAGCGGCTGCCGCAGGTGCTGATCAACGTGCCGAACGTCGACAAGTCGCGGGTGGCGACCTCGGCGGAGCTGGGCGCGGCCGTCACGGACGCGGAGCGCGAGCTGGGCGCGACCGGACGCGTGCTGCTGCGGCCCTCCGGTACCGAGCCGCTGGTGCGGGTGATGGTGGAGGCCGCGGACATCGAGCAGGCCCACGCCGTCGCCGGGCGGCTGGCCGACGCCGTCAAGTCCGCCCTGGGCTGA
- the rplM gene encoding 50S ribosomal protein L13 → MRTYSPKPGDIKRQWHVIDAQDVVLGRLASQAATLLRGKHKPVYAPHVDAGDFVIIVNAEKVHLSGNKRTQKLAYRHSGYPGGLRSVRYEDLLENNPEKAVEKAVKGMLPKNTLGRQMLSKLKVYRGAEHPHGAQQPVPFEITQISQ, encoded by the coding sequence GTGCGTACGTACAGCCCCAAGCCCGGCGACATCAAGCGCCAGTGGCACGTCATCGACGCGCAGGACGTTGTCCTGGGCCGTCTGGCCTCGCAGGCCGCAACCCTCCTCCGGGGCAAGCACAAGCCCGTGTACGCGCCGCACGTTGACGCTGGTGACTTCGTCATCATCGTCAACGCGGAGAAGGTGCACCTCTCCGGCAACAAGCGGACCCAGAAGCTGGCCTACCGCCACTCCGGGTACCCGGGCGGTCTCCGCTCCGTCCGCTACGAGGACCTGCTGGAGAACAACCCGGAGAAGGCCGTCGAGAAGGCCGTCAAGGGCATGCTCCCCAAGAACACGCTGGGCCGCCAGATGCTCTCGAAGCTGAAGGTCTACCGCGGCGCCGAGCACCCGCACGGCGCGCAGCAGCCCGTGCCGTTCGAGATCACCCAGATCAGCCAGTAA
- the rpsI gene encoding 30S ribosomal protein S9 has translation MAETTAETPVVDTEDIEHYSTETPEGVEGEYSTESLASHFGDPLPGAGTGRRKNAIARVRIVPGSGKWKINGRTLETYFPNKVHQQEVNEPFKVLELDDRYDVVARISGGGISGQAGALRLGVARALNEADVENNRGPLKKAGFLTRDARAVERKKAGLKKARKGTQYSKR, from the coding sequence GTGGCCGAGACCACCGCTGAGACCCCCGTCGTCGACACCGAGGACATCGAGCACTACAGCACCGAGACGCCCGAGGGCGTCGAGGGCGAGTACTCGACCGAGTCGCTCGCCTCCCACTTCGGCGACCCGCTGCCGGGCGCCGGCACCGGGCGCCGCAAGAACGCCATCGCCCGCGTGCGCATCGTGCCGGGCAGCGGCAAGTGGAAGATCAACGGTCGCACCCTGGAGACCTACTTCCCCAACAAGGTGCACCAGCAGGAAGTCAACGAGCCCTTCAAGGTGCTCGAGCTGGACGACCGCTACGACGTCGTCGCCCGCATCAGCGGCGGCGGCATCTCCGGTCAGGCCGGTGCGCTGCGCCTGGGCGTGGCCCGTGCCCTGAACGAGGCGGACGTGGAGAACAACCGCGGTCCGCTCAAGAAGGCCGGCTTCCTCACCCGTGACGCCCGCGCCGTCGAGCGCAAGAAGGCCGGTCTCAAGAAGGCCCGTAAGGGTACGCAGTACAGCAAGCGCTGA